One genomic segment of Tripterygium wilfordii isolate XIE 37 chromosome 9, ASM1340144v1, whole genome shotgun sequence includes these proteins:
- the LOC120006566 gene encoding protein WVD2-like 5: MDSDNLKPADGLEVFHLNGVHEQLPGSGEDDAVGDNVNGISEGTSETTGGSGNFVTAEMLDDSGTNNSPPAEPREESNAHVKNKKLAVSKEGKVKDANHSKQAKSVKLQGKSKNEKPSSPRIIAATWVKKSKDERDVGTTSTFSNGSVASNPRVKQPFKSNSSNDRQIHPSKQSGKPDAVLSDSQISPKAEEAQQRRASALPNYGFSFKCDERAEKRKEFYSKLEEKIHAMEVEKTTLQVKSKESQEAEIKQLRKSLTFKATPMPSFYQEPPPPKAELQKIPPTRARSPKLGRKKSLMLDSEENGNHSLRPGSLSLDEKLSRNNTSKVSPVIVRKPQRKSLPKLASEKTIFLSSTNTEKATLSEASKEENTLFSNATNETPSPRQEQEVVQRAEASETHPETDGNIVIKQTRPILVQAAIAVEQ; encoded by the exons ATGGACTCTGATAATCTGAAGCCTGCCGATGGGCTTGAGGTATTCCATCTAAATGGTGTTCATGAGCAACTTCCTGGCTCTGGAGAAGATGATGCTGTTGGTGATAATGTAAATGGGATTTCTGAGGGCACTTCAGAGACCACAGGGGGAAGTGGAAATTTTGTAACCGCAGAAATGTTGGATGATAGTGGTACCAATAACTCACCTCCTGCAGAGCCAAGGGAGGAATCAAATGCTCATGTGAAGAACAAGAAATTGGCTGTTTCCAAG GAGGGGAAAGTGAAAGACGCAAACCATTCAAAGCAAGCCAAGTCAGTGAAGCTTCAAGGGAAAAGCAAGAATGAGAAGCCATCAAGCCCCAGAATCATCGCAGCAACTTGGGTGAAGAAAAGTAAAGATGAAAGAGATGTGGGAACAACATCTACCTTTTCAAATGGCTCTGTGGCTTCAAATCCACGTGTTAAACAGCCTTTTAAAAGTAATTCCTCTAATGACAGGCAGATTCATCCATCCAAG CAATCTGGAAAGCCTGATGCTGTGTTATCTGATAGCCAAAT AAGTCCAAAGGCGGAAGAGGCCCAACAACGCAGAGCCAGTGCCCTTCCGAATTATGGATTCAGCTTTAAGTGTGATGAGCGAGCTGAGAAGAGGAAAGAG TTCTACTCTAAACTTGAGGAAAAGATTCATGCAATGGAAGTAGAAAAGACTACTTTGCAAGTGAAGTCTAAG GAGTCTCAAGAAGCTGAGATTAAGCAGCTCCGAAAGAGTCTGACCTTCAAAGCAACTCCCATGCCCAGCTTTTATCAAGAACCTCCACCACCTAAGGCGGAGCTTCAGAAG ATACCACCAACAAGAGCTAGATCTCCCAAGCTTGGCAGAAAGAAGAGCTTAATGCTTGATTCTGAAGAAAATGGGAACCACAGCTTGCGACCAGGTAGTCTAAGCTTGGATGAGAAATTGTCTCGGAACAATACAAGCAAAGTGTCTCCTGTAATTGTGAGGAAGCCACAGCGAAAGTCTCTCCCTAAACTGGCTTCTGAGAAGACTATTTTTTTGAGTTCAACAAATACTGAAAAAGCCACATTATCTGAAGCTTCAAAGGAGGAAAATACTCTTTTTTCTAACGCGACAAATGAAACTCCATCTCCCAGACAAGAGCAGGAGGTAGTTCAGAGAGCTGAAGCAAGTGAAACTCATCCTGAAACAGATGGAAATATTGTTATAAAGCAGACTCGACCCATTCTGGTACAAGCAGCCATAGCAGTGGAGCAATAA
- the LOC120006069 gene encoding uncharacterized protein LOC120006069 → MAYKIPINERFGAKVLSFSKLHETISDIRSKLSEDQLTLFRGTCFGTFLQLKNIKWAPQIVHQLLLWQVQSKEDEKKGKLVFLIGGRETSFSIREFNLITGLRCHSLPDISLYLKEMEKSGEPRVGLQNKYFNGSYHISCQELRMTFMQCQDPEDVYKLALVYFVEYVLLGRDVKLLIDVDFLNLVDYVDEFNKYPWGTLSYKKTIQSLTNCLVGRSDKFKAKQNDFEWYNLLGFPWAFQLWVYEVIPSIAASFADCVDLNLLLRMLKWSSTKAPKSKTVNDILEADEVTVFEMVNTHSESEQDYTFNCEGNVGVLLKKAKKAKQPIQHPGADSDVSSVKKSDDTFEMGLLVSSLIRGLVKDTLAALENKLDEKINDISVGIKRKIVKMRAIKKGKHVKKNTLRRSSRLMPKAAKEISELQELEKKKKVGLEELISRRKKASMKKKPSLNDDKDEVEAEQVEIGHLEKGDITFIEGDENLATESKEVFDKVISDIIEKVDQLPTETTDDDDDADRFYVAPHVDEIVDDDDRHLDNPSVAIEKGHSVDIKVDDKVDNYQFEVDNSELKVDNLTFMVDHTVATTSDKVDTNEFMVGISEVKVDQPDELVDASVEEMVDGSSSIANEEDDTDANKLRLLAKLATEGQQYQSKRLKKRGPYQVSPYTDPSKKKRKILPEFNPISEFPNEWEVEMNEFFKNPINHDKTIDLKTIDAKKDWFDTIIDQSKWLLDTHLDVAFEFIRKRMSENTDIFRQKCAIMDTPFHTYLNIRYKLHEENNEPSHWDRDDLLLYFVDGSKENMVSWSNLDRVYFPINITADHWAAGVIDLQEKRIICYDSLIKHTRQKTFSNEMKSIATLIPKMLKRANVIDDESPWTIERQPEVPQQQNGSDCGMFCIKFIEILSADKDVTILKPENMGFIRKKFAVETWKMGTMRM, encoded by the exons ATGGCATACAAGATTCCCATCAACGAGAGATTTGGTGCCaaggttctttctttttcaaagttaCATGAAACAATAAGCGATATTAGGAGTAAGCTGAGCGAAGATCAGCTGACTTTGTTTAGGGGAACCTGTTTTGGTACTTTCTTACAactgaaaaacattaaatgggcTCCACAGATTGTACACCAACTCCTCCTTTGGCAAGTACAATCaaaagaggatgaaaagaaagggaagttgGTGTTTTTGATTGGTGGAAGAGAAACTAGTTTTTCAATAAGGGAATTTAACCTCATAACTGGATTGAGGTGTCATTCCCTACCAGACATCTCATTATatttgaaagagatggagaagtcTGGTGAACCTAGGGTGGGCTTGCAGAATAAGTATTTCAATGGAAGCTATCATATTTCATGCCAAGAGTTACGAATGACTTTTATGCAGTGCCAAGATCCAGAAGATGTATATAAGTTGGCACTTGTATATTTTGTTGAGTATGTACTCTTAGGTAGAGATGTGAAGctgttgattgatgttgatttctTGAATCTGGTTGATTATGTTGATGAGTTCAACAAGTACCCATGGGGGACTTTGTCCTACAAGAAGACAATACAGTCCCTAACTAATTGTCTTGTTGGAAGGTCCGACAAATTTAAGGCCAAGCagaatgattttgaatggtACAATCTATTGGGCTTTCCTTGGGCTTTCCAACTATGGGTATACGAGGTTATTCCAAGTATTGCAGCAAGTTTTGCAGACTGTGTTGATCTGAATTTGTTGCTTAGAATGTTGAAATGGTCATCAACTAAGGCACCAAAGTCCAAGACTGTCAACGATATATTGGAGGCGGATgag GTTACAGTCTTTGAAATGGTTAACACACACTCAGAAAGTGAGCAAGACTATACATTTAATTGTGAAGGGAATGTTGGTGTCTTGTTAAAGAAGGCAAAGAAAGCCAAGCAACCCATTCAGCACCCTGGAGCTGACTCTGATGTCAGTTCAGTTAAAAAGTCAGATGATACATTTGAGATGGGATTGCTTGTGAGTTCGTTGATCAGGGGATTGGTCAAGGATACTCTTGCTGCATTAGAAAATAAACTGGATGAGAAGATAAATGATATCTCG gtgGGGATTAAGAGGAAGATTGTGAAGATGAGGGCGATAAAAAAGGGGAAACATGTAAAGAAAAATACTCTGAGAAGGAGCTCACGTTTAATGCCGAAGGCAGCCAAAGAAATATCAGAGTTACAagagttggagaagaagaaaaaagtgggtCTGGAAGAGCTGATTTCCAGGAGAAAGAAGgcttcaatgaagaagaagccttctttaaatgatgataaagatgaagttGAAGCTGAGCAGGTGGAAATTGGGCACCTGGAGAAGGGTGATATAACATTCATCGAGGGGGACGAGAACTTGGCAACTGAATCCAAAGAAGTTTTTGATAAAGTTATTAGCGATATTATTGAAAAGGTGGATCAGTTGCCAACTGAAACaaccgatgatgatgatgatgcagatAGATTTTATGTTGCCCCCCATGTCGATgagattgttgatgatgatgatcgtcATCTTGATAATCCTTCTGTAGCAATTGAGAAGGGTCACAGTGTTGATATCAAGGTTGATGATAAAGTTGATAATTACCAGTTTGAAGTTGATAACAGTGAACTTAAGGTTGATAACCTTACGTTTATGGTTGACCACACGGTTGCAACGACTTCAGATAAGGTTGATACCAATGAATTTATGGTTGGTATCTCTGAAGTTAAGGTTGATCAACCTGATGAACTGGTTGATGCCTCAGTCGAAGAAATGGTTGATGGGAGTAGTTCAATTGCTAATGAGGAGGATGATACTGATGCGAATAAATTACGTTTGTTGGCAAAGCTTGCAACAGAAGGTCAACAGTATCAGAgcaaaagattgaagaagagggGTCCGTACCAAGTGTCACCATATACTGACCCttccaagaagaagagaaagatccTCCCAGAGTTCAATCCTATTTCAGAGTTTCCTAACGAATGGGAAGTTGAAATGAATGAATTCTTTAAGAATCCCATCAATCATGATAAGACAATTGATCTAAAAACAATTGATGCAAAAAAGGATTGGTTTGATACAATCATCGACCAAAGCAAGTGGCTACTAGACACG CATCTTGACGTTGCATTCGAGTTCATTCGTAAAAGAATGTCTGAGAATACTGATATTTTCAGACAAAAATGTGCGATTATGGATACACCTTTTCAT acaTATCTCAACATCCGTTACAAATTGCACGAAGAGAACAATGAGCCTTCACATTGGGACCGTGATGATCTTCTACTGTATTTTGTTGACGGATCTAAGGAAAATATGGTCTCTTGGTCCAATTTGGATAGGGTTTATTTCCCAATTAATATAACTGCTGATCATTGGGCTGCTGGTGTGATAGACCTTCAAGAAAAGAGGATCATTTGTTATGATTCACTTATCAAGCACACCAGACAGAAGACATTTAGTAATGAAATGAAATCCATTGCAACATTGATCCCCAAGATGCTGAAGCGGGCCAACGTCATCGACGATGAATCTCCATGGACCATAGAGCGTCAACCTGAAGTTCCTCAACAACAAAATGG TTCGGACTGCGGCATGTTCTGTATAAAATTCATAGAGATTCTCTCAGCCGATAAGGACGTGACCATTTTGAAACCTGAGAACATGGGATTTATTAGGAAAAAATTTGCAGTCGAGACATGGAAAATGGGCACGATGAGAATGTAA
- the LOC120004839 gene encoding uncharacterized protein LOC120004839 — MILFCHISCEQQKYSCCLARIEFIFRADGSETILTIRICSMRILRMRISSCEFRCKMENLMMLFENEKGRIEIYNPQPNFQVSTTKGIPSFLNYVIPPDDPLGN; from the exons ATGATCTTATTCTGTCATATATCTTGTGAACAGCAAAAATATTCTTGTTGCTTAGCTAGAATTGAATTCATTTTTCGTGCAGATGGATCAGAAACTATACTGACAATCAGGATATGTTCTATGAGGATTTTGAGAATGCGTATATCAAGCTGTGAATTCCGGTGCAAGATGGAAAACCTCATGATGCTTTTTGAGAATG AGAAAGGCAGGATAGAAATCTACAATCCCCAGCccaactttcaagtttcaaccacGAAAGGTATTCCTAGCTTTTTAAATTATGTGATCCCTCCGGATGACCCACTTGGTAATTAA
- the LOC120006070 gene encoding uncharacterized protein LOC120006070 — protein sequence MVQLNLDKNIPGTSLCISNTDREVYDDDTEVNFELNDDRYDIADTELFEEPDIVGFSRNIDDRNEPQINISEVNANDHTTAQENFSSEGNAGFAGSNSIGASQSCGNMISPVVHDDSYAVLKVGEIFPDKKSLFKKLCMHALHLHFEFKVAKSTKTLFVVRCKVSECKWWLRATRVDDTCFFVIKVYRDEHLSSSCFEFHEARQATGWVVGECIKSKYEGVSCIYRPNDIVKDFQRVHGVSITYGKAWRARESALHSLHGTPEQSFAELPSFFAQLESNNPGRVTHIELDSINRFKYCFMAIGPSLRGFRTCIRPVICVDGTHLKGKYLGTLFVATCLDGNNQVYPLAFGVGDSENDDAWTWFFEKLNGAIGSMDSLVFISDRNASIEKSIRRVFPEAIHGACMYHLGQNLKSKKFSDSVIPLFYKAAKLYNKVEFHHIMNQILRFDAGNVFKYLSEAGFEKWSRAYFPGQRRSIALEMKGELTDYYDKVAEERRNRARVMTVEPISINTFLVKDGDDGGQVDLASKTCSCRVFDIDHIPCIHAFAACRVRKLPIISLCSQYYRTDMLLLAYAEPINPVLNTDANVLTEELRVVLPPETRRKSGRPKKRRIPSSGEQIQKRKCSRCKQDGHNRQTCSEPICLHPSTSAQ from the exons ATGGTCCAACTGAACCT CGACAAGAACATACCTGGGACATCTCTATGCATTTCAAACACTGATAGAGAGgtatatgatgatgatactgAGGTAAATTTTGAGTTAAATGATGATCGATATGATATTGCAGATACAGAATTGTTTGAAGAACCTGACATAGTTGGATTCAGCCGGAACATTGATGATCGTAACGAACCTCAGATAAATATATCAGAAGTTAACGCCAATGATCATACAACTGCCCAGgaaaatttttcttctgaggGTAATGCTGGATTTGCCGGTTCTAATTCAATTGGTGCGTCACAAAGCTGTGGTAATATGATCTCACCTGTTGTACATGATGATTCATATGCTGTTTTGAAAGTCGGAGAAATATTTCCAGACAAGAAGAGCTTGTTTAAAAAGTTATGCATGCATGCGCTGCATTTGCACTTCGAATTCAAAGTGGCAAAATCGACAaaaactctttttgttgttcgATGCAAAGTAAGTGAATGCAAGTGGTGGCTTCGAGCAACGAGAGTTGATGACACTTGTTTTTTCGTCATAAAGGTATATCGTGACGaacatttgtcttcttcttgttttgaatttcatgaAGCTCGTCAAGCAACAGGTTGGGTTGTGGGGGAATGCATTAAGTCTAAATATGAGGGGGTTAGTTGCATTTATAGACCAAATGACATTGTCAAGGATTTTCAGAGAGTGCATGGAGTTTCAATCACTTATGGGAAAGCTTGGAGGGCTAGAGAAAGTGCCCTACATTCATTACATGGTACGCCAGAACAATCTTTTGCTGaacttccctctttttttgcaCAATTGGAATCAAACAATCCAGGAAGGGTTACACATATTGAGTTGGATTCTATCAATCGATTCAAATACTGTTTCATGGCCATTGGACCATCATTAAGAGGTTTTCGTACTTGTATAAGACCTGTAATTTGTGTTGATGGAACTCATTTGAAAGGTAAGTATCTTGGAACATTATTCGTTGCCACATGTTTGGATGGAAACAACCAGGTTTATCCTTTGGCTTTTGGAGTAGGGGATTCAGAAAATGATGATGCGTGGACATggttctttgaaaaattgaatggaGCTATTGGAAGCAtggattcacttgtttttatatCGGATAGGAATGCAAGTATTGAAAAAAGTATCCGGAGAGTTTTTCCAGAGGCCATACATGGTGCTTGTATGTATCACCTTGGTCAGAATTTGAAGTCCAAAAAGTTTAGTGATTCTGTCATCCCTCTATTCTACAAGGCAGCAAAGTTATACAATAAGGTGGAGTTTCACCATATCATGAATCAAATACTCAGATTCGATGCAGGTAATGTTTTCAAGTATTTAAGTGAAGCTGGTTTTGAGAAATGGTCTAGGGCTTATTTTCCTGGACAACG acgatcaataGCTCTTGAAATGAAAGGTGAACTGACTGACTATTACGATAAAGttgcagaagaaagaaggaatag GGCTAGGGTCATGACTGTGGAGCCTATTAGTATAAATACTTTTCTTGTtaaagatggtgatgatggaggACAAGTGGATTTGGCCAGCAAGACTTGCTCCTGCAGAGTTTTTGATATTGACCATATACCCTGCATCCACGCCTTTGCAGCATGTAGAGTTAGAAAATTaccaataatttcattgtgttCGCAATATTATCGTACTGATATGCTGCTGCTGGCATACGCAGAACCAATCAACCCTGTCTTGAACACAGACGCTAATGTTCTAACTGAGGAATTGAGGGTTGTCTTACCTCCAGAAACCAGGAGAAAAAGTGGACGACCAAAGAAACGTCGAATTCCATCATCCGGTGagcaaatacaaaaaagaaaatgcagtcGTTGCAAACAAGATGGTCACAACCGTCAAACTTGTAGCGAGCCCATTTGTTTACACCCTAGCACGTCAGCACAATGA